A single region of the Palaemon carinicauda isolate YSFRI2023 chromosome 17, ASM3689809v2, whole genome shotgun sequence genome encodes:
- the LOC137656580 gene encoding uncharacterized protein, protein MACKIRSKEVVWLLKKSPISSFPGNRLPSIGEVLQVFLFHHKIQKEVLHVAAASTDEKVMEVWRRANIPTSDVSWVKKKILKLYKEYSTLAKSKSRKTEMEEMKRCIFRDSLEDMFDIAHSKAMEAKIPEEDKAFLKAQREDQQSCSMADVDEKLEQAIEEKRRKRQRMEEMKKKDAAASSSTLDRNVTLESFTSSSSANEDTEDDFKSSTPATSRRRQLPQENKLTKELTLAWERDNLSVRAATSSYAAAAINLGHDIECITVSRSSIHRARIKNREEIAMSLSFKPKVPLVLH, encoded by the coding sequence ATGGCGTGTAAAATACGATCTAAGGAAGTTGTATGGCTACTGAAGAAGTCCCCAATATCGTCATTTCCGGGGAATCGTCTTCCGTCGATAGGCGAGGTTCTCCAGGTGTTTTTGTTCCATCACAAGATCCAGAAGGAGGTTCTTCATGTTGCAGCAGCTTCTACAGATGAGAAGGTCATGGAAGTGTGGCGACGTGCGAACATTCCGACGTCGGATGTGTCGTGGGTGAAGAAGAAGATCCTTAAGCTGTACAAAGAGTACAGCACCTTGGCGAAATCCAAGTCACGAAAAAcagagatggaagaaatgaagagatGCATCTTTAGAGACAGCCTCGAAGATATGTTCGACATCGCGCATTCTAAGGCAATGGAAGCGAAGATCCCCGAGGAAGACAAGGCATTTTTGAAGGCTCAGAGGGAGGACCAGCAGAGCTGCTCCATGGCTGACGTGGACGAGAAGCTGGAACAAGCGATTGAGGAGAAGAGACGTAAGAGACAAAGGatggaggagatgaagaagaaggacgCGGCTGCTTCGTCATCCACTCTTGATCGTAACGTGACTTTAGAGTCTTTTACTTCATCCTCATCAGCCAACGAAGACACGGAGGACGACTTCAAATCCTCGACACCAGCTACATCTCGACGCCGTCAACTTCCCCAGGAGAACAAGCTCACCAAGGAGCTGACCCTTGCTTGGGAACGCGACAACCTGTCCGTCCGTGCTGCAACATCCTCCTACGCCGCTGCTGCAATAAACCTCGGCCATGACATCGAATGTATCACTGTGTCGCGTTCGTCAATCCACCGGGCCAGAATCAAGAACCGTGAAGAGATTGCCATGTCTCTCTCCTTCAAGCCTAAAGTCCCTTTGGTGCTGCATTGA